One window from the genome of Oryctolagus cuniculus chromosome 1, mOryCun1.1, whole genome shotgun sequence encodes:
- the LOC100341588 gene encoding olfactory receptor 5W2-like, with the protein MDKRNCSSGTEFFLLGITNNSGMKVTLFSVFLVVYLIIILANLGMIILIRLDSRLHTPMYFFLSHLSFADLCYSTAVGPKMLVDLLVKNNSIPAIGCALQFFIFCIFTDAECLLLAVMAFDRYKAISNPLLYTVNMSSKACFQLLVGVYLVGMVDALTHTTLTFRLCFCGSKEINHFFCDVPPLLLLSCSDTQVNELAIFTVFGFIELSTISGVLVSYCYIILSVLKINSAEGRFKAFSTCTSHLTAVAIFQGTMLFMYFRPSSSYSLDEDKMTSLFYTLVIPMLNPLIYSLRNKDVKEALKKMKNKILI; encoded by the coding sequence ATGGACAAGCGCAATTGCTCCTCTGGAACTGAATTTTTTCTCCTGGGAATTACCAATAACTCTGGGATGAAAGTGACcctattttctgtatttctagTTGTTTATCTCATTATTATTTTGGCAAATCTTGGAATGATCATTTTAATTAGACTGGATTCCCGGCTGCACACCCCAATGTACTTTTTCCTCAGCCACCTGTCCTTTGCTGACCTCTGCTACTCCACCGCTGTTGGGCCAAAGATGCTGGTGGACCTACTTGTCAAAAACAATTCAATTCCAGCCATTGGCTGTGCTCTGCAATTCTTCATCTTCTGCATCTTTACAGATGCAGAGTGTCTGCTGCTGGCAGTGATGGCCTTTGATCGCTACAAGGCCATTAGCAACCCCTTGCTCTACACAGTCAACATGTCCAGCAAGGCTTGCTTCCAACTGTTGGTTGGAGTTTATCTGGTAGGAATGGTAGATGCGTTGACACATACGACATTGACATTCCGCTTATGTTTCTGTGGGTCTAAAGAGATTAATCATTTCTTCTGTGATGTCCCTCCTCTGCTACTACTGTCCTGCTCAGACACACAGGTCAATGAGTTGGCAATCTTCACTGTTTTTGGTTTCATTGAGCTGAGTACCATTTCAGGAGTTCTTGTCTCTTATTGTTATATCATTTTATCAGTCTTAAAGATCAACTCTGCAGAGGGGAGGTTCAAAGCTTTCTCCACCTGCACCTCCCACTTAACCGCAGTTGCGATTTTCCAGGGCACCATGCTCTTCATGTACTTCAGGCCAAGTTCTTCCTACTCTCTAGATGAGGACAAGATGACCTCACTCTTTTACACCCTGGTGATTCCCATGTTGAACCCTCTGATTTACAGCCTGCGGAACAAGGATGTGAAAGAGGctctgaagaaaatgaagaataaaatcttGATTTAA
- the LOC103351901 gene encoding olfactory receptor 5AP2-like, which produces MKIENCTVFTDFVFLGLSGQQDVQLGLFALFLLVYGITVTANLGMILLIKMDSRLHTPMYYFLSSLSFCDVCYSSTVSPKMLADFLLEQKRIPYNLCAIQMYFFGAFADMECLMLAVMAYDRYVAICNPLLYTIAMSGRICMQLVAAAFIVGLVDSAIHTSCTFRLSFCNSNVINHFFCDIPPLLALSGSDTSINEIVMFTFIGCVVGCSIVTVLLSYSCIIATILRMKSAEGRHKAFSTCASHLTAVAVFHGTLLFMYFRPSSSYSMDTDKMASVFYTVVIPMLNPLIYSLRNKDVKAALKKVISTKFSPG; this is translated from the coding sequence ATGAAGATTGAAAATTGCACTGTGTTTACTGACTTTGTCTTCTTAGGACTCTCTGGCCAGCAAGATGTGCAGCTGGGGCTCTTTGCTCTCTTCCTCCTTGTTTATGGAATAACTGTGACTGCCAATCTAGGGATGATATTGCTGATCAAGATGGACTCCAGACTTCACACGCCCATGTATTATTTCCTGAGCAGTCTGTCTTTCTGTGATGTCTGCTACTCCTCCACTGTCTCTCCCAAGATGCTGGCTGATTTCTTATTGGAGCAAAAGAGGATTCCATATAATTTATGTGCCATTCAGATGTATTTTTTCGGGGCCTTTGCAGACATGGAATGTCTCATGTTGGCTGTCATGGCCTACGATCGTTATGTAGCAATTTGCAATCCACTTCTTTATACAATTGCCATGTCTGGTAGAATCTGCATGCAGCTAGTGGCTGCTGCCTTCATTGTAGGTTTGGTGGATTCGGCAATCCATACTAGCTGCACATTTCGATTGTCCTTCTGCAACTCAAATGTCATCAATCACTTTTTCTGTGACATTCCACCCTTGCTAGCCCTCTCTGGCTCAGACACATCCATCAATGAGATAGTTATGTTCACTTTCATTGGCTGTGTGGTGGGGTGCAGCATTGTCACTGTCCTACTCTCCTATAGTTGTATCATAGCGACCATCCTTAGGATGAAGTCAGCGGAAGGCAGGCACAAAGCCTTCTCTACATGTGCCTCCCATTTAACAGCTGTAGCTGTATTTCATGGAACTCTCCTGTTCATGTATTTCCGACCCAGCTCAAGTTACTCAATGGACACAGACAAAATGGCCTCTGTTTTCTACACCGTTGTCATCCCTATGTTAAACCCACTGATCTACAGCTTAAGGAACAAGGATGTGAAAGCCGCCCTGAAGAAAGTCATCAGCACTAAATTCTCTCCTGGATGA